A genomic segment from Ptychodera flava strain L36383 chromosome 19, AS_Pfla_20210202, whole genome shotgun sequence encodes:
- the LOC139118524 gene encoding sodium/potassium/calcium exchanger 3-like isoform X2, producing MTFGTIRPSPKWGHGRRSEYLAKKRYKANVIRVILVIGSLVLLTAKFSPVASSFSTDYQGVQFSSRQLLQSTISASATATTSNVTTPSAHDHEDHTPPWERCDYEKDHYGYAWVVFYAFLILVSFIALAIICDDFFVPSLEVISEKLELSEDVAGATFMAAGSSAPELFTSVAGVAQETDVGVGTIVGSAVFNILIIIALSAALAGKVLNLDWRPLARDSIFYALSIACFIGFSWDAKVEVWEAVILLVLYIIYIIVMKFNVHLMKLMEKCTCACCRAQVVPIDAETGVEGETDTTNVPADDTPVKQPDSENNLPNSKDTLPPLKKDRKHSVISVQSTGSGQKHIFHHVKHGELSGNFTSSQGDLKSSNVVTTNTNHTNGSIHYQEHVAITDANKRPSIAVTNLELTGLDLKKSTQNADTNAVHEEKDDDKDKEEEEEEVQLYVCPCLPPLNMTFPDIEEARQNGCCCGWVKYFFKWILFVISFPFMCMFTWTIPNCGKPHLRRWFMVSFFMSVIWIALLSFAMVTVVQRMGCILNINDFVMGILIVAVGTSVPDAMSSILVARDGFGDMAVSNAIGSNVFDINLGLGLPFVIRIAIDHGAAIHLFEEGSELENAFLNGEMVMTPHVKFGFILLLILVMTMVVFGCARFRLNKWIGVCFVTIYILFIIYALIQEFICDGYKC from the exons GTGTGCAATTTTCATCCCGTCAACTTCTGCAAAGCACGATATCGGCGAGCGCCACTGCAACGACATCCAATGTGACGACGCCCTCAGCTCATGACCATGAGGACCACACACCTCCCTGGGAGAGATGCGACTACGAGAAAGACCATTACGGTTACGCGTGGGTCGTGTTCTATGCATTTCTGATCTTGGTCAGTTTTATTG CCCTGGCCATTATCTGCGACGACTTCTTTGTCCCATCATTGGAAGTCATTTCTGAGAAGTTGGAACTCTCCGAAGATGTTGCCGGGGCAACGTTCATGGCAGCGGGTTCCTCTGCTCCAGAACTATTTACATCAGTGGCCGGTGTTGCCCAGGAAACCGATGTCGGTGTCGGCACCATCGTGGGTTCAGCTGTCTTCAACATTCTGATCATCATCGCACTGTCCGCAGCCCTTGCTGGCAAG GTGCTGAACTTGGACTGGCGACCTCTGGCTCGAGACAGCATATTTTATGCACTGTCCATCGCGTGTTTCATTGGTTTTTCCTGGGATGCCAAAGTTGAAGTCTGGGAAGCGGTGATTTTACTGGTGCTATACATTATCTACATCATAGTCATGAAGTTCAATGTACATCTCATGAAACTCATGGAAAAATGCACTTG CGCCTGTTGCCGTGCCCAGGTTGTGCCTATTGATGCTGAGACTGGCGTGGAAGGTGAAACGGACACTACTAATGTGCCTGCGGATGACACTCCAGTCAAACAGCCTGACAGTGAAAATAACCTACCAAACAGCAAAGACACTTTACCTCCTCTCAAAAAG GATCGCAAACACTCGGTCATTTCAGTGCAAAGTACAGGCTCGGGTCAAAAGCATATCTTTCATCACGTCAAGCATGGCGAGCTCTCAGGAAACTTT ACATCTTCGCAAGGAGATTTGAAGAGTAGTAACGTAGTTACAACCAATACGAACCATACTAATGGCAGTATTCATTATCAAGAGCATGTTGCAATAACTGAT GCCAACAAACGTCCATCTATTGCTGTGACTAACCTGGAACTGACTGGTTTGGATTTGaagaagagcacacaaaatgctgataccaaTGCCGTCCATGAAGAG AAGGATGATGATAAGGAcaaggaagaagaggaagaagaagttCAGCTCTATGTGTGTCCCTGCCTACCACCACTCAACATGACTTTCCCTGACATTGAAGAGGCTCGCCAGAACGGCTGCTGCTGCGGATGGGTCAAGTATTTCTTCAAGTGGATCCTCTTTGTGATCAGTTTTCCATTCATGTGCATGTTCACCTGGACAATACCGAACTGCGGCAAACCACATCTGAG GCGCTGGTTCATGGTGTCCTTCTTCATGTCCGTTATCTGGATTGCACTGCTCAGCTTTGCCATGGTAACCGTTGTCCAACGTATGGGATGCATCCTGAATATCAACGACTTTGTGATGGGTATTTTGATCGTTGCTGTCGGCACAAGTGTTCCT GATGCCATGAGTTCCATTCTGGTGGCACGTGACGGATTTGGTGACATGGCCGTATCTAATGCTATTGGATCCAATGTCTTTGACATCAACCTTGGACTTGGTTTGCCGTTTGTCATCCGCATCGCAATCGACCATGGTGCCGCTATTCACCTATTCGAAGAAGGCAGCGAG CTGGAAAATGCTTTCCTCAATGGAGAAATGGTCATGACGCCTCACGTCAAATTTGGATTCATATTGCTATTGATTCTTGTGATGACGATGGTGGTCTTTGGCTGTGCCAGATTCCGTCTGAACAAGTGGATCGGAGTTTGCTTCGTTACCATTTACATCCTGTTCATCATCTATGCGCTCATCCAGGAATTCATTTGCGATGGATACAAATGCTAG
- the LOC139118524 gene encoding sodium/potassium/calcium exchanger 3-like isoform X4, which yields MTFGTIRPSPKWGHGRRSEYLAKKRYKANVIRVILVIGSLVLLTAKFSPVASSFSTDYQGVQFSSRQLLQSTISASATATTSNVTTPSAHDHEDHTPPWERCDYEKDHYGYAWVVFYAFLILVSFIALAIICDDFFVPSLEVISEKLELSEDVAGATFMAAGSSAPELFTSVAGVAQETDVGVGTIVGSAVFNILIIIALSAALAGKVLNLDWRPLARDSIFYALSIACFIGFSWDAKVEVWEAVILLVLYIIYIIVMKFNVHLMKLMEKCTCACCRAQVVPIDAETGVEGETDTTNVPADDTPVKQPDSENNLPNSKDTLPPLKKDRKHSVISVQSTGSGQKHIFHHVKHGELSGNFANKRPSIAVTNLELTGLDLKKSTQNADTNAVHEEKDDDKDKEEEEEEVQLYVCPCLPPLNMTFPDIEEARQNGCCCGWVKYFFKWILFVISFPFMCMFTWTIPNCGKPHLRRWFMVSFFMSVIWIALLSFAMVTVVQRMGCILNINDFVMGILIVAVGTSVPDAMSSILVARDGFGDMAVSNAIGSNVFDINLGLGLPFVIRIAIDHGAAIHLFEEGSELENAFLNGEMVMTPHVKFGFILLLILVMTMVVFGCARFRLNKWIGVCFVTIYILFIIYALIQEFICDGYKC from the exons GTGTGCAATTTTCATCCCGTCAACTTCTGCAAAGCACGATATCGGCGAGCGCCACTGCAACGACATCCAATGTGACGACGCCCTCAGCTCATGACCATGAGGACCACACACCTCCCTGGGAGAGATGCGACTACGAGAAAGACCATTACGGTTACGCGTGGGTCGTGTTCTATGCATTTCTGATCTTGGTCAGTTTTATTG CCCTGGCCATTATCTGCGACGACTTCTTTGTCCCATCATTGGAAGTCATTTCTGAGAAGTTGGAACTCTCCGAAGATGTTGCCGGGGCAACGTTCATGGCAGCGGGTTCCTCTGCTCCAGAACTATTTACATCAGTGGCCGGTGTTGCCCAGGAAACCGATGTCGGTGTCGGCACCATCGTGGGTTCAGCTGTCTTCAACATTCTGATCATCATCGCACTGTCCGCAGCCCTTGCTGGCAAG GTGCTGAACTTGGACTGGCGACCTCTGGCTCGAGACAGCATATTTTATGCACTGTCCATCGCGTGTTTCATTGGTTTTTCCTGGGATGCCAAAGTTGAAGTCTGGGAAGCGGTGATTTTACTGGTGCTATACATTATCTACATCATAGTCATGAAGTTCAATGTACATCTCATGAAACTCATGGAAAAATGCACTTG CGCCTGTTGCCGTGCCCAGGTTGTGCCTATTGATGCTGAGACTGGCGTGGAAGGTGAAACGGACACTACTAATGTGCCTGCGGATGACACTCCAGTCAAACAGCCTGACAGTGAAAATAACCTACCAAACAGCAAAGACACTTTACCTCCTCTCAAAAAG GATCGCAAACACTCGGTCATTTCAGTGCAAAGTACAGGCTCGGGTCAAAAGCATATCTTTCATCACGTCAAGCATGGCGAGCTCTCAGGAAACTTT GCCAACAAACGTCCATCTATTGCTGTGACTAACCTGGAACTGACTGGTTTGGATTTGaagaagagcacacaaaatgctgataccaaTGCCGTCCATGAAGAG AAGGATGATGATAAGGAcaaggaagaagaggaagaagaagttCAGCTCTATGTGTGTCCCTGCCTACCACCACTCAACATGACTTTCCCTGACATTGAAGAGGCTCGCCAGAACGGCTGCTGCTGCGGATGGGTCAAGTATTTCTTCAAGTGGATCCTCTTTGTGATCAGTTTTCCATTCATGTGCATGTTCACCTGGACAATACCGAACTGCGGCAAACCACATCTGAG GCGCTGGTTCATGGTGTCCTTCTTCATGTCCGTTATCTGGATTGCACTGCTCAGCTTTGCCATGGTAACCGTTGTCCAACGTATGGGATGCATCCTGAATATCAACGACTTTGTGATGGGTATTTTGATCGTTGCTGTCGGCACAAGTGTTCCT GATGCCATGAGTTCCATTCTGGTGGCACGTGACGGATTTGGTGACATGGCCGTATCTAATGCTATTGGATCCAATGTCTTTGACATCAACCTTGGACTTGGTTTGCCGTTTGTCATCCGCATCGCAATCGACCATGGTGCCGCTATTCACCTATTCGAAGAAGGCAGCGAG CTGGAAAATGCTTTCCTCAATGGAGAAATGGTCATGACGCCTCACGTCAAATTTGGATTCATATTGCTATTGATTCTTGTGATGACGATGGTGGTCTTTGGCTGTGCCAGATTCCGTCTGAACAAGTGGATCGGAGTTTGCTTCGTTACCATTTACATCCTGTTCATCATCTATGCGCTCATCCAGGAATTCATTTGCGATGGATACAAATGCTAG
- the LOC139118524 gene encoding sodium/potassium/calcium exchanger 3-like isoform X1, protein MVAGKVMTFGTIRPSPKWGHGRRSEYLAKKRYKANVIRVILVIGSLVLLTAKFSPVASSFSTDYQGVQFSSRQLLQSTISASATATTSNVTTPSAHDHEDHTPPWERCDYEKDHYGYAWVVFYAFLILVSFIALAIICDDFFVPSLEVISEKLELSEDVAGATFMAAGSSAPELFTSVAGVAQETDVGVGTIVGSAVFNILIIIALSAALAGKVLNLDWRPLARDSIFYALSIACFIGFSWDAKVEVWEAVILLVLYIIYIIVMKFNVHLMKLMEKCTCACCRAQVVPIDAETGVEGETDTTNVPADDTPVKQPDSENNLPNSKDTLPPLKKDRKHSVISVQSTGSGQKHIFHHVKHGELSGNFTSSQGDLKSSNVVTTNTNHTNGSIHYQEHVAITDANKRPSIAVTNLELTGLDLKKSTQNADTNAVHEEKDDDKDKEEEEEEVQLYVCPCLPPLNMTFPDIEEARQNGCCCGWVKYFFKWILFVISFPFMCMFTWTIPNCGKPHLRRWFMVSFFMSVIWIALLSFAMVTVVQRMGCILNINDFVMGILIVAVGTSVPDAMSSILVARDGFGDMAVSNAIGSNVFDINLGLGLPFVIRIAIDHGAAIHLFEEGSELENAFLNGEMVMTPHVKFGFILLLILVMTMVVFGCARFRLNKWIGVCFVTIYILFIIYALIQEFICDGYKC, encoded by the exons GTGTGCAATTTTCATCCCGTCAACTTCTGCAAAGCACGATATCGGCGAGCGCCACTGCAACGACATCCAATGTGACGACGCCCTCAGCTCATGACCATGAGGACCACACACCTCCCTGGGAGAGATGCGACTACGAGAAAGACCATTACGGTTACGCGTGGGTCGTGTTCTATGCATTTCTGATCTTGGTCAGTTTTATTG CCCTGGCCATTATCTGCGACGACTTCTTTGTCCCATCATTGGAAGTCATTTCTGAGAAGTTGGAACTCTCCGAAGATGTTGCCGGGGCAACGTTCATGGCAGCGGGTTCCTCTGCTCCAGAACTATTTACATCAGTGGCCGGTGTTGCCCAGGAAACCGATGTCGGTGTCGGCACCATCGTGGGTTCAGCTGTCTTCAACATTCTGATCATCATCGCACTGTCCGCAGCCCTTGCTGGCAAG GTGCTGAACTTGGACTGGCGACCTCTGGCTCGAGACAGCATATTTTATGCACTGTCCATCGCGTGTTTCATTGGTTTTTCCTGGGATGCCAAAGTTGAAGTCTGGGAAGCGGTGATTTTACTGGTGCTATACATTATCTACATCATAGTCATGAAGTTCAATGTACATCTCATGAAACTCATGGAAAAATGCACTTG CGCCTGTTGCCGTGCCCAGGTTGTGCCTATTGATGCTGAGACTGGCGTGGAAGGTGAAACGGACACTACTAATGTGCCTGCGGATGACACTCCAGTCAAACAGCCTGACAGTGAAAATAACCTACCAAACAGCAAAGACACTTTACCTCCTCTCAAAAAG GATCGCAAACACTCGGTCATTTCAGTGCAAAGTACAGGCTCGGGTCAAAAGCATATCTTTCATCACGTCAAGCATGGCGAGCTCTCAGGAAACTTT ACATCTTCGCAAGGAGATTTGAAGAGTAGTAACGTAGTTACAACCAATACGAACCATACTAATGGCAGTATTCATTATCAAGAGCATGTTGCAATAACTGAT GCCAACAAACGTCCATCTATTGCTGTGACTAACCTGGAACTGACTGGTTTGGATTTGaagaagagcacacaaaatgctgataccaaTGCCGTCCATGAAGAG AAGGATGATGATAAGGAcaaggaagaagaggaagaagaagttCAGCTCTATGTGTGTCCCTGCCTACCACCACTCAACATGACTTTCCCTGACATTGAAGAGGCTCGCCAGAACGGCTGCTGCTGCGGATGGGTCAAGTATTTCTTCAAGTGGATCCTCTTTGTGATCAGTTTTCCATTCATGTGCATGTTCACCTGGACAATACCGAACTGCGGCAAACCACATCTGAG GCGCTGGTTCATGGTGTCCTTCTTCATGTCCGTTATCTGGATTGCACTGCTCAGCTTTGCCATGGTAACCGTTGTCCAACGTATGGGATGCATCCTGAATATCAACGACTTTGTGATGGGTATTTTGATCGTTGCTGTCGGCACAAGTGTTCCT GATGCCATGAGTTCCATTCTGGTGGCACGTGACGGATTTGGTGACATGGCCGTATCTAATGCTATTGGATCCAATGTCTTTGACATCAACCTTGGACTTGGTTTGCCGTTTGTCATCCGCATCGCAATCGACCATGGTGCCGCTATTCACCTATTCGAAGAAGGCAGCGAG CTGGAAAATGCTTTCCTCAATGGAGAAATGGTCATGACGCCTCACGTCAAATTTGGATTCATATTGCTATTGATTCTTGTGATGACGATGGTGGTCTTTGGCTGTGCCAGATTCCGTCTGAACAAGTGGATCGGAGTTTGCTTCGTTACCATTTACATCCTGTTCATCATCTATGCGCTCATCCAGGAATTCATTTGCGATGGATACAAATGCTAG
- the LOC139118524 gene encoding sodium/potassium/calcium exchanger 3-like isoform X3, translating into MVAGKVMTFGTIRPSPKWGHGRRSEYLAKKRYKANVIRVILVIGSLVLLTAKFSPVASSFSTDYQGVQFSSRQLLQSTISASATATTSNVTTPSAHDHEDHTPPWERCDYEKDHYGYAWVVFYAFLILVSFIALAIICDDFFVPSLEVISEKLELSEDVAGATFMAAGSSAPELFTSVAGVAQETDVGVGTIVGSAVFNILIIIALSAALAGKVLNLDWRPLARDSIFYALSIACFIGFSWDAKVEVWEAVILLVLYIIYIIVMKFNVHLMKLMEKCTCACCRAQVVPIDAETGVEGETDTTNVPADDTPVKQPDSENNLPNSKDTLPPLKKDRKHSVISVQSTGSGQKHIFHHVKHGELSGNFANKRPSIAVTNLELTGLDLKKSTQNADTNAVHEEKDDDKDKEEEEEEVQLYVCPCLPPLNMTFPDIEEARQNGCCCGWVKYFFKWILFVISFPFMCMFTWTIPNCGKPHLRRWFMVSFFMSVIWIALLSFAMVTVVQRMGCILNINDFVMGILIVAVGTSVPDAMSSILVARDGFGDMAVSNAIGSNVFDINLGLGLPFVIRIAIDHGAAIHLFEEGSELENAFLNGEMVMTPHVKFGFILLLILVMTMVVFGCARFRLNKWIGVCFVTIYILFIIYALIQEFICDGYKC; encoded by the exons GTGTGCAATTTTCATCCCGTCAACTTCTGCAAAGCACGATATCGGCGAGCGCCACTGCAACGACATCCAATGTGACGACGCCCTCAGCTCATGACCATGAGGACCACACACCTCCCTGGGAGAGATGCGACTACGAGAAAGACCATTACGGTTACGCGTGGGTCGTGTTCTATGCATTTCTGATCTTGGTCAGTTTTATTG CCCTGGCCATTATCTGCGACGACTTCTTTGTCCCATCATTGGAAGTCATTTCTGAGAAGTTGGAACTCTCCGAAGATGTTGCCGGGGCAACGTTCATGGCAGCGGGTTCCTCTGCTCCAGAACTATTTACATCAGTGGCCGGTGTTGCCCAGGAAACCGATGTCGGTGTCGGCACCATCGTGGGTTCAGCTGTCTTCAACATTCTGATCATCATCGCACTGTCCGCAGCCCTTGCTGGCAAG GTGCTGAACTTGGACTGGCGACCTCTGGCTCGAGACAGCATATTTTATGCACTGTCCATCGCGTGTTTCATTGGTTTTTCCTGGGATGCCAAAGTTGAAGTCTGGGAAGCGGTGATTTTACTGGTGCTATACATTATCTACATCATAGTCATGAAGTTCAATGTACATCTCATGAAACTCATGGAAAAATGCACTTG CGCCTGTTGCCGTGCCCAGGTTGTGCCTATTGATGCTGAGACTGGCGTGGAAGGTGAAACGGACACTACTAATGTGCCTGCGGATGACACTCCAGTCAAACAGCCTGACAGTGAAAATAACCTACCAAACAGCAAAGACACTTTACCTCCTCTCAAAAAG GATCGCAAACACTCGGTCATTTCAGTGCAAAGTACAGGCTCGGGTCAAAAGCATATCTTTCATCACGTCAAGCATGGCGAGCTCTCAGGAAACTTT GCCAACAAACGTCCATCTATTGCTGTGACTAACCTGGAACTGACTGGTTTGGATTTGaagaagagcacacaaaatgctgataccaaTGCCGTCCATGAAGAG AAGGATGATGATAAGGAcaaggaagaagaggaagaagaagttCAGCTCTATGTGTGTCCCTGCCTACCACCACTCAACATGACTTTCCCTGACATTGAAGAGGCTCGCCAGAACGGCTGCTGCTGCGGATGGGTCAAGTATTTCTTCAAGTGGATCCTCTTTGTGATCAGTTTTCCATTCATGTGCATGTTCACCTGGACAATACCGAACTGCGGCAAACCACATCTGAG GCGCTGGTTCATGGTGTCCTTCTTCATGTCCGTTATCTGGATTGCACTGCTCAGCTTTGCCATGGTAACCGTTGTCCAACGTATGGGATGCATCCTGAATATCAACGACTTTGTGATGGGTATTTTGATCGTTGCTGTCGGCACAAGTGTTCCT GATGCCATGAGTTCCATTCTGGTGGCACGTGACGGATTTGGTGACATGGCCGTATCTAATGCTATTGGATCCAATGTCTTTGACATCAACCTTGGACTTGGTTTGCCGTTTGTCATCCGCATCGCAATCGACCATGGTGCCGCTATTCACCTATTCGAAGAAGGCAGCGAG CTGGAAAATGCTTTCCTCAATGGAGAAATGGTCATGACGCCTCACGTCAAATTTGGATTCATATTGCTATTGATTCTTGTGATGACGATGGTGGTCTTTGGCTGTGCCAGATTCCGTCTGAACAAGTGGATCGGAGTTTGCTTCGTTACCATTTACATCCTGTTCATCATCTATGCGCTCATCCAGGAATTCATTTGCGATGGATACAAATGCTAG